TGAGAAGTTCAGTTCGTCGGTGATTGGTAGTTGATGAAAACATCGGTTCCCTGATTATCGgtaattgatgaaaaatttaagGCCTTATGGGAGCAGGCATTCTTATGTCGATGACTTGGCTATGAGAACTTCGGCTGTTGGTGATTGGTAGTTGATAAGAAATTCGGTTGGTTAATGAGAACGTCGGCTCCTTGAATAAAATTCGCTTCGATAATGTTTAGTAGATATCCGGTTCCTTGAAGATCGGTAATCGATGAGAACTTCAAGGCGTGATTAAGAGCAGGTATTCGGTATGTCGTCGATGTCGACGAGATAACTGCCATCGGAAGCGAATGGTCGACATTCGTTTGTGGGTAGATGATGGGGGCATGATCGGACAAATGATTagaggttgttgttgttgtagcccctGGTAATTTATGTATGAAAATAGACAAAGGAaaagacaaaacaaacaaattatggGAGATAAGATATTTATGCATCAACATCCAGCTCGAGGAAGCGAGCTGCCTCTACTGGATGAGTCCAGAGTGAAGTAGGTGCCGGGTCTGTTGTCTTAGCAGGACACGCGAAGAGATGCTTCGTGATGTGAGGCGATTGTCTACAATTCGGGCAAACATCATGGATTGCTGGGTTCAGAAGGGAGAGGTAGCTATTCAAGTAACTGGAGATCCCCGATCTTAGCTGAGATAGCATCGACCTGGTATCTCTAGGAAGCCTTCTCTCATCGTCGCTGATTGGTGGTGGTCTTCCCCCCAGTACAACGCAGCATTGGTAGGAGTCAATCGCCTTCCGAACCGCTGCCGTGTGTGCCGCCCTCAGTGCCGTACTTATTCCCTCATCACTGTCATCGCCTATCATATGTTATATTGATCGTATATCCTTCCTAAAATCAAACGGAATGGGCTTGCCCCTTTCGGTTGCTACCCTCCTGGATGTGGCATGGTTTGGGTGGTTTACACTCCTGCACTTTATCAGGTGTTGTTGGGTGAGGAGGGTGCAGTGTTGCCTCACCGATAACATTTTGGTCTCATGTTGTAGATGCTGCTCTGGTGTCTTAGAGTGACATCCAGTGGCAATCCGCAACGCAGTATTTTGCACCGTCTGAAGATTTCTCCATTGGGCATCGCTAATACAGGGAGTCCAAACAGGGGTCGTATAATTAGATGTTGATCATGATGCTTCCTTGATGCGGAATTCGGTTCGTGGGTAGTCGGTAGGTTATGAGACTTCGATTCGTTAGTTCGTTGGTTTGTTGAGGAGAAATTCGACTCCATGACGATCTGTAGTTGATAAAAATTCAGTTCGTTGAAGATTTGTGGTGAATTAGAACAACAGTATGTCGATGGTCAGTAGTTGATGAGAAATCAGGTTCGTTGATGAACGTTATtccagaaaaatatataatggGAACAATTATTCCCAATATCTTAGATTATAGATAAGTGGTATCTTCGCTAAGATGACAATGATTGAACGCTGACGATCGAAATTCATTGGTAAGGGATCCCTAACATCTACCTTTCCACCAATTGGTTGGTTCACAGATGATTGAAGATTGATGGAGATGATTTCCTAATGATGAATTCATTTCGTAGGTAATCGGTAGATAATGAGAACGTCGATGATGAGAAATTCAGTACGTTTATGATCCGTAGTCGATGATAATTTAAAAATCTGATTAAAGCAGACTTGCAAGATGTCGTCGATTTGTAGATGATCGGAAACAAGTAACTCTGGTGAGAGTTAGTTAACGGTCAAAATACACAAGTAGGCCGATGATGAGGGAGATAATCGGATATTGGTTGATTTACATGTGATTAGAGGTTGATGAAGATAATTCGTTGATCAGAAATTCCATTTGTAGGAATTCGTCCGTTAATGAGTACCTCGGTTGCTATCGATAGTTGATAAAAATTCGGTTCGGGATATGATAAGATCTTGGTTGGTTAACAAATGTTTGGAGATTCATGGCCTCACATTGAATGGTTTGCGGATGATTGGAATTTGATGACGGTAATTCTTAGTTGATGAGAAGTTCGATTCGTTGATGGGAACGTCGTTTCATTGATAACCGGtagttcagaaaaatttcaCTCGACGATTATCAGTAGGTGATGATTAACGGTAGATGATAAGAAGATCAAGATTTGATGGAAGCAGATATTCGGCAGGGCGTAGATTTCTATACGTTCGGGAACATTGCAAAAATGATAGTGTAGGTAGTTGATAGTCAAAATTGATTGATAGGTATATAATGGGCGGAAGGAGGATATTGATTGGTTCACAGATGATGGGAACTCAAAGAAGATAATTCCTTGATGATCAATTCGCTTCGCAGGTATCCAATAGGTTATGAGAACTTCTGTTCGGCGATTAGTTGATGAGAAATGTAGTTCGTTAATGAGAAAGTCAGTTCCTTgatgatcgttgaaaattcggtTCGGATTTTTTATTGCTCTTAATTCTTCTGCGCTTACAATTCAGCTCTTGGCAATGCGGCAGAGAAGTAAATACCTTcctcatggttaggttaggttagattaggtggcagcccgatgtatcaggctcacttagactattcagtccattgtgataccacattagtgaacttctctcttatcactgagtgctgcccgactccatgttaagctcaataacaagggacctcctttttatagccgagtcctaacggcgtttcacattgcagtgaaaccacttagagaagctttgaaactctcagaaatgtcaccatcattactgaggtgggataatccaccgctgaaaaactttttggtgttcggtcgaaacaggaatcgaacccacgaccttgtgtttgcatagcgggcattctaaccattgtaccacggtggctcccttcctcATAGGACATCACCTTGCGAAACTATTTTGAACTACGTGACCTCCAAGATTATTATGACAATGAGAATTTTCGCTGGTATTCTCAATGGATGTAAACACAATCAGAACGATTGTCGTTTGACGAATACTTGTTAACGTCACAATTTATTCCTCATTTCCTTTTCACATTCCAGAATGGTACACTCTATGTGGAAGATACCAATCTCTATCTAACACGACAGGACTTTTGCATGCTAACCACAGTGGATGTGAATGACACAAATAAGCATTATTTAAACCCGGCCAATTGTGAAATTAGCTCCGCTCGAGGCACTGTAAAAATTATCAACGCCTACGCCATGTTGTTCTCAATTCCGTTTATGGTTCTAACAATCGTTGTATATTTGGCCATACCAGAGCTGCGTAATCAACATGGCAAATCTCTTGTGTGCTATTTACTGGGACTCATTGTGGGCTATTCACTGATGAGCCTGGCTGCATTGCATGTGAATTTGGATGTGACAAGTGTGGAATGTAAGGTTATAGGTAAGTAACCTAGCGAAAGGGTTATTGGCAAACTAACCCCCAGATCCAAAGGTCAAGGATAATGAGTCAATTCGTTTCGTTTCTATTTTATTCAACAGGTTATACTTGCTATTATTTCTTCATGGCTGCCTTTTTCTGGTTAAATGTTATCAGCTTTGATTTATGGCACAATTTCCGTGGCACACGTGGCATCAATAGGTCCTTGGAGAAGAAACGTTTCATCATGTATTCGTTGTATTCATGGGGTATCCCGGTCGTATTCCTGATGGTCACATGGTATATGCAGGAGTATACCGATATAGCAGAAGAACTAAAACCAGGAATAGGAGTGGAACATTGTTGGATAAATAGTAAGTGGAATGGCTAATGAATCCACGGCATGGAGTAGATAATTTAATGGTGGCTTTTTGTATTCTGGAATATAGTGAATACCTGGGCTGGGTTTATCTATTTCTTTATTCCCATCATGTTTATCATAGTGGCCAATGTGATAATGTTCGTGATGACCGCCATGAAAATACACAAAGTTCAAAGGGAAATGGCCCGTATCATGGCCAGAGAGGATAGTAccagaaatttaaaaaaggaaAAGGATAAGTAGGACATGAAACTCTCACCTTTGTAAACTGAAATAGAGGAATAAGAAAAATGCGTATGCTCTTTCTCTCCCTCTTTCCTAGGTTTGGTCTCTTCCTGCGTTTATTTTTGGTTATGGGTGTCACCTGGTCTCTGGAGATTATTTCCTATTTTGTGGGGGCCAATAGTAGCTGGGCTAAAATCTTCTATGCCGCTGATATCTGTAATGCTGTCCAAGGATTTCTGATATTCATGCTATTCGTGATGAAACGCAAGGTTAAGCAATTGATCACCAATAGGTAAGTGTCAGGTTAACAAAATCTCCTTCCTTTTCTCTCTCCCTCTAATGGAAATAGAAACACCAATGTGGCGtccttttgaatttttataccctccaccataggataaaacatcgaaatattgctctaagaccccttaaagtatatatattctgggtcgtggtgaaattctgagtcgatctaagcatgtccgtccgtctgttgaaatcacgctaacttccgaacgtaacaagctatcgacttcaaacttggcaaaagtagttgctattgatgtaggtcggatggtattgcaaatgggccacatcagtccacttttacgtatagcctccatataaacggacccccagatttgacctccggagcctcttagaggagcaaaattgatcggatccggttgaaatttggtacatggtgtaagcatatagtctctaacaaccatgaaaaaattggtccatatcggtccataattatatatagccgccatataaaccgatccccaggtttgtcctccggatcctctaagagaagcaaaattcatccgatccggtggaaatttggtacgtagtgttagtatatggtctctaataaccgtgccaaaattggtccatatcggaccataattatatatagcccccatataaaccgatccccagatttgacctccggagcctcttagtggagcaaaattcatccgatccggttgaaatttggaacgtggtgttagaatgtggtctctaacaaccatgccaaaatgggtccatatcggtccttaaatatatatagtccccatataaaccgatccccagatttggtttgcggatcctctaagagaagcaaaattcatccgatccggttgaaatttggtacatggtatcagtatatggcctctaacaaccgtgcaagaattggtccatatcggtcgagaattatatatagtccccatataaaccgttctccagatttgtcctACGGAGCcactaggaggagcaaaattcatccgaaccggttgaaatttggtacgtggtgttagtatatagtctctaataaccatgcaagtattggtccatatcggtcctgaattatatatagtccccatataaaccgatcaccagatttgacctccggagcctcttagagtagcaaaattcatccgatccggttgaaatttggtacgtgttgttagtatatggtctctaacaaacatgccaaaattggtccatattggtccataattatatatagcccccaaataaacctgtccgatttgacctccggagcctcttagaggagcaaaattcatccgataaaagttagtacgtgctgttagtatatgttctcttacaaccatgccaaaattggtccatatcggtccctaattatatatagcccccatataaaccgatccccagatttggtttgcgcatcctctaagagaagcaaaattcatccgatccggttgaaatttggtacatggtatcagtatatggtctctaacaaccatgccaaaattggtccatatcggtccctaattatatatagcccccatataaaccgatccccagatttggtttgcggatcctctaagagaagcaaaattcatccgatccggttgaaatttggtacatggtattagtttatggtctctaacaaccgtggaaaaattggtccatatcggtccataattacatatagcccccatataaatcgaaccccagatttgacctccggagcctcttagaggagcaaaattcatccgatccggttgaaatttggaacgtggtgttagtatatagtctctaataaccatgcaagtattggtccatatcggtcctgaattatatatagtccccatataaaccgttctccagatttgtcctccggagccacttggaggagcaaaattcatccgaaccggtcgaaatttggaacgtggtgttagaatgtggtctctaacaaacacgcaagaattggtccatatcagtccataattatatatagcccccatataaaccgttcctcagatttgatctccggagcctcttggaggagcaaaattcacccgatccggttgaaatttgcaaagttgtgttagtataaggccgctaatagccatgtcaaaattggtccatatcggtctatatttatatatagccgatccccaatcacacaaaaattggtccatatcggttcataatcatggttgccactcgagccaaaaataatctagcaaaattttatttttatagaaaattttgtcaaaatgttatttctatagaaaattttgtctaaatgttatttctatagaaaattttgtcaaaattttatttctatagaaaattttgttaaaattttatttctatagaaaatcttttccaaattttacttctatagaaaatgttgtcaaaattttattttgtgaaaattttatttctatagaaactttaaacttaattatatacgtatttaatcgaccttttttagtttaatatataccacgtatggattatgtggtatatattacggtgtcaggaagtttttagataccttgccatcggcaagtgttaccgcaacccaagtaattcgattgcggatgatagtcttcagtagaagtttctacgcaatccatggtggagggtacataagcttcggcctggccgaacttacggccgtatatacttgttttttcttagatttttatttaaaaattttattttctttaatttttctgtTTCCTGTATTATTATTTAGTACATGCCGGGAACGTCATTCTCGTAACACCAATAGTACAACACTTGCCCAGTCTATGGTTCGTCGACGTTTCCTCGAAGTTTCCATACAAATCAAACAAATGATTATGATAAGACGGGCACTCTCCTCCAATGCCTCCAACTATCATTCTCATGAAGTTTGACCAAATCCTTTGGAGATTAGTTCGTtacgaagtttttttttctaaattttcatttcgaagATGTTCGTTGTGATATGGAGGTTGTGACAATTTATCTTGTAAGACTGGCAGTGTTCGATTTGATGTTGTATTGTAAATTTGTTGTACAATTTCTCACTCTcactaaaattaaacttaacCTCAAAGGGATTGTAACGAAAAGACAACATACAGGGTGGATGATATGTAAAGTggtataatgtttttttttctcagaaATACCGGAAATACaacttttagaatcagtttaaatttattcaaattggcTCTCTagagagtattaagaaaacaagagaacgaaactgtcaagcgaaactgcgacagtaggtggcagtcatgacgaaaatgtctctaatatcatgcagtttttgtcgccGCTTCTCTCAAATACCATAGAAATGCGAAACTTTG
This is a stretch of genomic DNA from Haematobia irritans isolate KBUSLIRL chromosome 4, ASM5000362v1, whole genome shotgun sequence. It encodes these proteins:
- the LOC142234867 gene encoding G-protein coupled receptor Mth2-like isoform X1 translates to MKRFCLIILIYIFIFVPELWAKSASAELEKYHLRGDFNTPCFYFQTVNVTGDPHFANGSYLHDGVMIPHNLIGVYNYIYNDSLTPKKVEPHLRGCICKLKPCVNFCCPFGFVHDGKGCVNRTNDFEWPRHVNMTTRNGSLKTVDILKQFAVVTFRPCVSMFALEPQVYVEDAWTIFENGTLYVEDTNLYLTRQDFCMLTTVDVNDTNKHYLNPANCEISSARGTVKIINAYAMLFSIPFMVLTIVVYLAIPELRNQHGKSLVCYLLGLIVGYSLMSLAALHVNLDVTSVECKVIGYTCYYFFMAAFFWLNVISFDLWHNFRGTRGINRSLEKKRFIMYSLYSWGIPVVFLMVTWYMQEYTDIAEELKPGIGVEHCWINMNTWAGFIYFFIPIMFIIVANVIMFVMTAMKIHKVQREMARIMAREDSTRNLKKEKDKFGLFLRLFLVMGVTWSLEIISYFVGANSSWAKIFYAADICNAVQGFLIFMLFVMKRKVKQLITNRYSSVREGSTHQRQSQYSTRTTSSSMGNLSSTISPTVHSEKPLIKPAERITSFG
- the LOC142234867 gene encoding G-protein coupled receptor Mth2-like isoform X2, whose protein sequence is MKRFCLIILIYIFIFVPELWAKSASAELEKYHLRGDFNTPCFYFQTVNVTGDPHFANGSYLHDGVMIPHNLIGVYNYIYNDSLTPKKVEPHLRGCICKLKPCVNFCCPFGFVHDGKGCVNRTNDFEWPRHVNMTTRNGSLKTVDILKQFAVVTFRPCVSMFALEPQVYVEDAWTIFENGTLYVEDTNLYLTRQDFCMLTTVDVNDTNKHYLNPANCEISSARGTVKIINAYAMLFSIPFMVLTIVVYLAIPELRNQHGKSLVCYLLGLIVGYSLMSLAALHVNLDVTSVECKVIGYTCYYFFMAAFFWLNVISFDLWHNFRGTRGINRSLEKKRFIMYSLYSWGIPVVFLMVTWYMQEYTDIAEELKPGIGVEHCWINMNTWAGFIYFFIPIMFIIVANVIMFVMTAMKIHKVQREMARIMAREDSTRNLKKEKDKFGLFLRLFLVMGVTWSLEIISYFVGANSSWAKIFYAADICNAVQGFLIFMLFVMKRKVKQLITNRYCKSPGTPKSNSTNSTNSLNSVTTQKSKIFTMPMTTPNPLKF
- the LOC142234867 gene encoding G-protein coupled receptor Mth2-like isoform X3, which codes for MKRFCLIILIYIFIFVPELWAKSASAELEKYHLRGDFNTPCFYFQTVNVTGDPHFANGSYLHDGVMIPHNLIGVYNYIYNDSLTPKKVEPHLRGCICKLKPCVNFCCPFGFVHDGKGCVNRTNDFEWPRHVNMTTRNGSLKTVDILKQFAVVTFRPCVSMFALEPQVYVEDAWTIFENGTLYVEDTNLYLTRQDFCMLTTVDVNDTNKHYLNPANCEISSARGTVKIINAYAMLFSIPFMVLTIVVYLAIPELRNQHGKSLVCYLLGLIVGYSLMSLAALHVNLDVTSVECKVIGYTCYYFFMAAFFWLNVISFDLWHNFRGTRGINRSLEKKRFIMYSLYSWGIPVVFLMVTWYMQEYTDIAEELKPGIGVEHCWINMNTWAGFIYFFIPIMFIIVANVIMFVMTAMKIHKVQREMARIMAREDSTRNLKKEKDKFGLFLRLFLVMGVTWSLEIISYFVGANSSWAKIFYAADICNAVQGFLIFMLFVMKRKVKQLITNSTCRERHSRNTNSTTLAQSMVRRRFLEVSIQIKQMIMIRRALSSNASNYHSHEV